In Blastopirellula marina, a single genomic region encodes these proteins:
- the rlmN gene encoding 23S rRNA (adenine(2503)-C(2))-methyltransferase RlmN has product MPHWYDVTAWNERFGNDSQTVHSLRKFRTRWLKQGWAFEEALAEVSPNVAETLRSEIEPHPLTLAERLDSGLDGATKLLFRTDEGLMIESVILRAGTGRTSLCISSQIGCAAACRFCATGQMGIARNLSSAQILDQVVQANQLLRAEDRRVRNIVFMGMGEPLHNPANLHEVISALTSPLLFDYSQQRLLVSTVGIPDEMLRLDERFPSVNLALSLHSADQLVRQDLIPLAKSVSLSRLQETLLQLQLSDKRRIMIEYLMLEDQTDRPEDAEKLIGFLKNIHAHVNLIPYNSIDGADHLKGSTQAARDRFADQLKAAGFPVTIRYSLGADIAAACGQLIQRENREIAKQLRTNPSAT; this is encoded by the coding sequence ATGCCGCATTGGTACGACGTCACAGCCTGGAACGAGCGATTCGGTAACGATTCGCAAACCGTCCATTCCCTCCGCAAATTTCGTACGCGGTGGCTGAAGCAGGGATGGGCTTTCGAAGAAGCTCTCGCGGAGGTCTCCCCCAATGTGGCGGAGACGCTACGCTCCGAGATCGAGCCCCACCCGCTGACCCTGGCCGAGCGTCTCGATTCCGGACTCGACGGGGCAACGAAGCTTCTCTTTCGTACTGACGAAGGACTGATGATCGAGTCGGTCATCCTGCGGGCCGGGACCGGCCGGACATCGCTGTGCATTTCATCCCAGATCGGCTGCGCGGCCGCATGTCGCTTTTGTGCCACGGGGCAGATGGGAATTGCCCGGAATCTTTCGTCGGCCCAAATTCTCGACCAGGTCGTTCAGGCCAATCAGCTACTACGCGCAGAAGACCGCCGCGTCCGGAATATCGTCTTCATGGGGATGGGAGAACCGCTCCATAACCCGGCGAATCTCCACGAAGTGATCTCCGCCCTGACATCCCCCCTGTTATTCGACTACTCGCAGCAGCGACTGCTCGTGTCGACCGTGGGCATCCCCGATGAAATGCTACGTCTCGACGAGCGATTCCCCAGCGTGAATCTGGCCTTAAGCCTGCATAGCGCCGACCAACTAGTCCGACAGGACCTGATTCCACTGGCCAAAAGTGTCTCACTTAGCCGCTTGCAAGAAACACTTTTACAACTTCAACTGAGCGATAAGCGGCGCATCATGATCGAGTACCTGATGCTCGAAGATCAGACCGATCGCCCCGAGGATGCGGAAAAACTGATCGGTTTCCTGAAAAACATCCACGCACATGTGAACTTGATCCCGTACAATTCGATCGATGGTGCCGACCACCTGAAGGGAAGCACACAGGCGGCACGAGATCGTTTTGCAGATCAATTGAAAGCAGCAGGCTTTCCCGTCACGATTCGCTATTCGCTGGGGGCCGATATCGCTGCCGCTTGCGGACAGCTGATTCAGCGAGAGAACCGCGAGATCGCCAAACAGTTGCGAACCAACCCATCCGCCACCTGA
- a CDS encoding DMT family protein, protein MSTILTTAFLLGLSNIFMTFAWYAHLKDLSAKPWIIAVLVSWGIAFFEYLIQVPANRIGFQRMDLGQLKILQEAITLTVFIPFAIYYMKQPLRLDFLWAGLCICGAVYFIFRGNLSVSQ, encoded by the coding sequence ATGTCGACCATCCTGACGACCGCGTTTTTGCTGGGGCTCTCGAACATTTTCATGACGTTTGCCTGGTACGCACATCTGAAGGATCTGTCGGCGAAGCCATGGATTATCGCCGTACTGGTCAGCTGGGGGATCGCCTTTTTCGAGTACTTGATTCAGGTGCCTGCCAACCGGATTGGTTTTCAGCGGATGGACCTGGGGCAGCTCAAGATCCTACAGGAAGCGATCACACTGACGGTCTTCATCCCCTTCGCGATCTACTACATGAAGCAGCCGCTACGGCTCGATTTTCTGTGGGCTGGGCTGTGTATTTGCGGGGCGGTTTACTTTATCTTTCGGGGGAACCTTTCTGTCTCGCAGTAG